From the Pseudomonas sp. VD-NE ins genome, the window GCTTCCTCGCGGATCTGGTGATCGAACTGAACGGCTTCAACCCGCAGATCGCTTCGCGCCAATTGGCACCGCTGACCCGCTGGCGCAAATATGACGATGCGCGTCAGGCGCTGATGAAAGGCGAGCTGGAGCGGATTCGGGCGTCGGGGCAGTTGTCTAGCGATGTGTATGAAGTGGTGAGCAAGAGTCTGGCTTGATGGGTCCCTCACCCTAACCCTCTCCCAATGGGAGAGGGGGCTGACCGAGGTGCATGTTCGAGTTACGCCGACCTGAATGATCGAGTCGAACTCGGGTTCGGAGTAGCTTTTTCATACCCTGAGTTCGACTCGATCATTCAGGTCGGTGTTTAGCAAAAGACACCTCACCCCAGCCCTGTCCCACCGGGAGAGGGCTGGGGTGAGGGTAAGGCTTTTTACTTGCTCGGATGCTTGGCCTGCAAATCTTTGGCGGCGGCGAGATGTTTCTCCAGCGCCGGCAGCATTTTCTGCGCAAACGCCTTCAACTCCGTAGCGCCTTTAACCTTGTCATCGGTCACAGTATTGGCTTGTTTCTTGAACAGCTCGATGGTCTCTTCGTGCGCCTTCACCTGATTATTGGCGTAAGCGGCATCGAAGGACTCATCGCGCATGTCGAGGATTTTTTCCTTGGCCTGTTTGACCAGGGTTGTGGTGTCCGGGACTTCGATGTCGTTGGCCTTGGCAATGCTCGCCAGTTCGTCATTGGCCTTGCTGTGATCGGTGATCATCATGTTGGCGAACGCCTTGATGTCAGCCGATTGGCTTTTTTCCAGGGCGAGTCGGCTGGTTTCGATTTCAGCGATACCGCCGGCTGCGGCGTTATCGACGAAGTCATTGTCAGTCGCAGCAAACGCGCTGCCCATGCCGCTGCTCAACGCGACAGCCAAAACCAGATGACGCAGGTTGAATCCGTCCATTGTGTATCTCCACGCAGTTATTGTTGGTGTTAACCAATGGAGGCAATGCGGCGGATAAAGGTTTGATCGCATTTGCGACAGGGCGACGAACGGGCGCCGCTGGTCTGACAGGTGGTCGACAGAACCGTACAACCGAGGCCATTCTGATAACTGGCCAGCGCAATCGGTCGCGTCGGCCAGCCGATCAACTGACGGAGGTGTTCCATGCCGGTGACCCATGATCTGTTACAGGATTTGAAGCTTACGAAGGAAGAGATCCAGCAAAAACGCACCGCGGATCCACATCTGGACGCACTGATCAACAAGTACTCCCAGGCGGACGCCGAAGTAGTCAAGGCCGAGACTGCCACCTCGGATGCTCCCAGCGACGACACGCTGAAAAAACTCAAAGAAAAGCGCTTGCAGGTCAAAGACAAGATCGTTGAACAATTACAGGCGCGAACCTGAGGCCCTGTTGATCCGCCGACCTGCGGTCGCGGATTGACGGGAACGACAGCCACGAGCGGCACCTCGAATGTACAGAGTCTTCCATCCGGCTCATTGCGAGGTGCCTTATGAACGATCCCAAATTCCCCAGTGAAGAGCAGGGCGCATTCGACCCGGTTCCCACGCATCCCGAACCCAACAGCCCGGCGCATACCACGGCCAATCCTGAAGAGCCGGATGAGGATCTGCCTGAAGACGAAGATCCGGACAAGTTCGACAAGTCCAGCAACTGACAGATCGCCATCGCTGGCAAGCCAGCTCCCACAGTGGATTGTGTTGACCACGAATGCTGTGGTCAGCAGACAACCCTGTGGGAGCTGGCTTGCCAGCGATGGCGTCAGTAGGCTCGACACAGATCCAGCAGATTCACTTAAGGGCCGCATCCAACGGCATCCGCGCCATATGTGTGGCCTTCAACGAGCCAAAATACAACCACGCCCCATACTCACGCGCCGTGGTAATCGGCGAGTAATTGCCATTGCTCGCATCCTGCAAATTGGCAATCACCTTGCCATCCAGATCCAGCCCCAGGACAAATCCGCGCTTCTCCACTGGTTTCGGCAATACCGTCAGCGCCCGCACGATCATCTTGCGCACGAACGGGTGCCCGGCCGTACCGTCGAGCAACGCACTGCGCGGCGCATACAACGCCACCCAGAACCGGTTGCTGCAATTGAATGCCAGGTTGTCCGGCAGCCCTGGCAGATTGTCGATGAACAAATCGTGGGTACCAGCTTTCGGCCCGGTCAGCCAGTAACGGCTGATGCGATAGGCGCCGGTTTCGTTGACCAGCACATAGGCGTCGTCCGGGCCGAGGGTGACGCCGTTGGCGAACTCCAGTTTGTCCAGCAACACACTGGTTTTACCGCTCTGAAAGTCGTAGCGCAGCAGACGTCCGTCGCCGCCGTGCTCGATGATCGCCTCACCGTCATGGCCGTAGCCCCAACGGCTGGAGGCATCACTGAAATAGGCGTAATGCCCGGACTTGTCGATGGCCACGTCATCAGTAAAACCGAGGGCCAGACCATTGGCCTCCGTGGTCAAAGGCACCAGCTGACCTTGCGCATCAAGAGACAGCAAGCCCTTGACCCCGTCGGCGATCACCAGCAAGCCGTTCGGATGCCGGGCCAGCCCCAGCGGACGGCCGCCGGTGTCGGCCAGCACTTGACGCTGCTTGCCGTCGAGGCTGGTTCGGATCAGTCGGCCGTCGTGCAGCCCGGTGATCAGGAAGTCACTCTCCAGCAGCAAGGCTTCCGGCCCTTCGATGTCGCTCGGCCCGACCTGCGCTATGGCTTTGAGTTTCTGGTTCTCGGCGTAAATGCCTTCTGTCAGTGAAGGTGCTGGAGGCGGCGTCCAGGCCACGGGTTCGACTTTGGTCGGCATCAACAATAAGAACGCGATGACGATGAGGATCAGCAGCAACAACAGATGCCGTAGCTTCACGCGCTGGCCCTCGCCGAGGCCAGGTGCCGGGCGGCCATGTCGCGCAGCGCCAGCATCGATGCAGCGGATTCGCGCTCGATACGCCGTTTGAGCAGTAAGTGATTGGCGATGCGCATGCCCAAACCGTCGAAACGATAATCCAGCGTGCGCACAAAGCGTGTATCGCTGCCGTCGGCGCTGCACTCATACGTCAGCAGCAATGACAGTCCATGATCGCCTTGCGCCCGCGCGCACCAGCGCCGGCCGGGCAGGTACTCGGTGACTTCCCAGCTCAAATGGCCCGCGCGCCCGCCGGCATGAATGTCCTCTTCGAAGCGTGCGCCGGCATGCAGCGGGCCGTGCGCGCCGTCGATTTTCAGCGACGACGGGTGCCACTCCGGCCAGCGGCTGACACTGGCGGCGTAGGCCAGCACGGCAATCGGGTCGCCTGCGATGTCGATCGTGTGCTGCATACGGGTCATGGGCATTCTCGAATAACTCAAAGGGGCGGTTTCCGGTTCCCGGTAAAGGGTGCCGAACAGGTAGTCCATCAACGGCAGGACGATGTTGAAATTGCGTTCCTGCATGCGCTCGCGGCGGTGATGCAATTCGTGCAAGCGGCGCATCTGACGGATCCACGGCAGGCGGGTCAGCGGGTTGTGCGGTGGCAGGTGTTCGCAGGCGTGGAATATTTCGTAAGTCAGATAACCGAGGACCATGCAGCCGCCGAACAGCCCGGCAACGTTGGCATTTATCTGTGCGATCAGCCACCACAGCGGCAGGGTGATCAGCAGTGTGTGCAGCACGATCAGCCAGGCGGGGAACAGAATCACCCGCCAGTCACGGGCGCTGTTGTAGGTCATATGGCCGGGCGTGAAGAAGCTGTGATGATCGCCCGCGTGCCGGGCGTAGAACATTTTCGCGAAGGTTTTTTTGTGGTGGCCGAGATGGCGATGGACCATGTACACGCCGAAATTGAACAGCAGCAGGGTCAGTGGCA encodes:
- a CDS encoding DUF4142 domain-containing protein, whose protein sequence is MDGFNLRHLVLAVALSSGMGSAFAATDNDFVDNAAAGGIAEIETSRLALEKSQSADIKAFANMMITDHSKANDELASIAKANDIEVPDTTTLVKQAKEKILDMRDESFDAAYANNQVKAHEETIELFKKQANTVTDDKVKGATELKAFAQKMLPALEKHLAAAKDLQAKHPSK
- a CDS encoding SRPBCC family protein, with translation MRQTTEAFRSRYRAAIHPLYNPWLHGAFVLLFGVLAIAAFWSSVQQVNLLEWLTVPLTLLLFNFGVYMVHRHLGHHKKTFAKMFYARHAGDHHSFFTPGHMTYNSARDWRVILFPAWLIVLHTLLITLPLWWLIAQINANVAGLFGGCMVLGYLTYEIFHACEHLPPHNPLTRLPWIRQMRRLHELHHRRERMQERNFNIVLPLMDYLFGTLYREPETAPLSYSRMPMTRMQHTIDIAGDPIAVLAYAASVSRWPEWHPSSLKIDGAHGPLHAGARFEEDIHAGGRAGHLSWEVTEYLPGRRWCARAQGDHGLSLLLTYECSADGSDTRFVRTLDYRFDGLGMRIANHLLLKRRIERESAASMLALRDMAARHLASARASA
- a CDS encoding YdcH family protein — protein: MPVTHDLLQDLKLTKEEIQQKRTADPHLDALINKYSQADAEVVKAETATSDAPSDDTLKKLKEKRLQVKDKIVEQLQART
- a CDS encoding SMP-30/gluconolactonase/LRE family protein, whose protein sequence is MKLRHLLLLLILIVIAFLLLMPTKVEPVAWTPPPAPSLTEGIYAENQKLKAIAQVGPSDIEGPEALLLESDFLITGLHDGRLIRTSLDGKQRQVLADTGGRPLGLARHPNGLLVIADGVKGLLSLDAQGQLVPLTTEANGLALGFTDDVAIDKSGHYAYFSDASSRWGYGHDGEAIIEHGGDGRLLRYDFQSGKTSVLLDKLEFANGVTLGPDDAYVLVNETGAYRISRYWLTGPKAGTHDLFIDNLPGLPDNLAFNCSNRFWVALYAPRSALLDGTAGHPFVRKMIVRALTVLPKPVEKRGFVLGLDLDGKVIANLQDASNGNYSPITTAREYGAWLYFGSLKATHMARMPLDAALK